In one window of Deltaproteobacteria bacterium DNA:
- the priA gene encoding primosomal protein N' produces MDVRDVLIPRLTDAGRQALEGGQLDLPGQEEELRRALRKVVAGTKLARAHLGDLAKRGLVTLAREEARPRVAEQLVEMAAAVPPASAESPRRAPRQAEVLAWLLARGEAVPVEEVVAAFPRARPHLRALAARGLVRLERVPPGPARVVEGPWGDQRHDPTDAQAHALRELSAATDARVFAPFLLHGVTGSGKTWVYLEAIAHARASGLGALALVPEIALTPQLAGRFRARFGGDVAVLHSGLSAGERVAEWHRVRDGRAGIVVGARSAVWAPVRQLGIIVVDEEHEPSYKQEDRLRYHARDLALVRAQRAGAVAVLGSATPSLETLRRAQEGKLRVLRLPERVEARPQPPVTVVRRPVSDQLLTADLSAALRETVSRGEQAILFLNRRGHTRILLCSACGAAVGCPNCSVALVLHRAGKERLRCHLCGHDEAPRRACAACGAVKLAPLGGGTEKVEEQLEAVVPQARVARLDRDAAGGPGQAAAVLAQFARRQIDVLVGTQMVAKGHDFPGVTLVGVLDADGPLHLPDFRAAERCIQLLSQVSGRAGRGDVPGRVLVQAFKPDAVALDYDAFAAEELRRRERLRFPPFVRLAAVRLSGNSEVRVRGAAERAASAARRFASGGDALDVLGPAPAPLAKVRGKHRWQLLLRAPDHAPLHRVGRALQASHRVPGVQLAVDVDPVALL; encoded by the coding sequence GCGCGGCCTGGTGACGTTGGCGCGCGAGGAAGCGCGGCCGCGGGTGGCGGAACAGCTCGTCGAGATGGCCGCGGCGGTGCCTCCTGCGTCGGCGGAGTCGCCGCGCCGGGCTCCGCGGCAGGCGGAGGTGCTGGCCTGGCTCCTCGCGCGAGGCGAGGCCGTCCCGGTCGAGGAAGTGGTCGCCGCGTTTCCGCGGGCGCGGCCGCATTTGCGCGCGCTCGCCGCTCGCGGGCTCGTCCGGCTCGAACGGGTCCCCCCCGGGCCGGCGCGGGTCGTCGAAGGTCCCTGGGGAGATCAGCGGCACGATCCGACGGACGCGCAGGCGCACGCCTTGCGGGAGCTCAGCGCGGCCACCGATGCGCGGGTGTTCGCTCCGTTCCTGCTCCACGGCGTGACCGGGAGCGGAAAGACCTGGGTCTATCTCGAGGCCATCGCGCACGCGCGCGCCAGTGGGCTCGGCGCGTTGGCTCTGGTCCCGGAGATCGCGCTGACGCCGCAGCTCGCCGGCCGTTTCCGCGCCCGGTTCGGTGGGGACGTCGCGGTGCTCCACTCCGGGCTGTCCGCGGGCGAGCGCGTCGCCGAGTGGCACCGGGTGCGCGACGGCCGTGCCGGGATCGTGGTCGGCGCCCGCAGCGCGGTCTGGGCACCCGTACGGCAGCTCGGGATCATCGTCGTCGACGAGGAGCACGAGCCTTCGTACAAGCAGGAAGACCGGCTGCGGTACCACGCCCGCGACCTCGCTCTGGTCCGCGCGCAGCGGGCAGGCGCGGTGGCGGTGCTCGGCAGCGCGACGCCGTCGCTGGAGACGCTGCGGCGCGCGCAGGAAGGGAAGCTGCGCGTCCTGCGACTGCCGGAGCGCGTCGAGGCCCGGCCGCAGCCGCCCGTCACGGTGGTGAGAAGGCCTGTCTCCGACCAGCTCTTGACGGCGGACCTGTCGGCGGCGTTGCGCGAGACGGTCTCGCGCGGAGAACAGGCCATCCTCTTCCTCAACCGCAGGGGGCATACGCGTATCCTGCTCTGCTCCGCCTGCGGCGCCGCCGTCGGGTGTCCCAACTGCTCGGTCGCGCTGGTGCTCCACCGCGCCGGCAAGGAGCGCCTGCGCTGCCATCTCTGCGGACACGACGAGGCGCCTCGCCGCGCCTGTGCCGCCTGCGGCGCGGTCAAGCTCGCTCCGCTCGGGGGCGGGACGGAGAAGGTCGAGGAGCAACTCGAGGCCGTGGTGCCGCAGGCGCGCGTGGCGCGGCTCGATCGCGACGCCGCGGGCGGCCCGGGGCAGGCAGCCGCGGTGCTTGCGCAATTCGCCCGCCGGCAGATCGACGTGCTCGTCGGAACGCAGATGGTTGCCAAGGGCCACGATTTTCCCGGCGTGACGCTGGTGGGGGTGCTCGACGCCGACGGGCCGCTTCACCTGCCGGATTTCCGCGCGGCGGAGCGTTGCATCCAGCTCCTCTCCCAGGTCTCGGGCCGGGCGGGTCGCGGCGATGTGCCCGGGCGGGTGCTGGTGCAGGCGTTCAAGCCCGATGCGGTCGCGCTCGACTACGACGCGTTCGCGGCAGAAGAGCTGCGACGTCGGGAGAGGCTGCGCTTTCCGCCGTTCGTGCGCCTCGCCGCGGTCCGATTGTCGGGAAATTCGGAAGTGCGCGTGCGCGGCGCCGCGGAACGCGCCGCGTCGGCGGCGCGCCGGTTCGCATCGGGAGGCGACGCGCTCGATGTCCTCGGCCCGGCGCCGGCGCCGCTGGCGAAGGTGCGTGGAAAGCATCGCTGGCAGCTGTTGCTCAGGGCGCCAGACCACGCGCCGCTCCACCGCGTCGGGCGCGCCCTGCAGGCCTCCCATCGGGTGCCGGGTGTGCAACTGGCGGTCGACGTGGACCCGGTGGCGCTGCTTTGA
- the def gene encoding peptide deformylase has translation MALREIIIWPDPRLKQKAKPVGDVDARIRKLCDDMAETMYEANGVGLAAPQVGVHLNVIAMDVDQRAAAEGEEPKKKGEGLFWLIDPVLKLGEGEFTYTEGCLSVPDEYEEVTRFGHIVVEYTDRDGKRKQKEATNTLLSVCVQHEMDHLHGKLFVDHLSALKRELIRRRMKKLKTQREAERKGEATAL, from the coding sequence ATGGCATTGCGAGAAATCATCATCTGGCCCGACCCCCGCCTGAAGCAGAAGGCCAAGCCTGTCGGCGACGTCGACGCCAGGATTCGCAAGCTCTGCGACGACATGGCGGAGACGATGTACGAGGCCAACGGCGTCGGGCTCGCGGCTCCGCAGGTCGGCGTGCACCTCAACGTGATTGCCATGGACGTGGATCAGCGCGCCGCCGCCGAGGGCGAGGAGCCGAAGAAGAAGGGCGAAGGTCTGTTCTGGCTGATCGACCCGGTGCTCAAGCTCGGCGAGGGCGAGTTCACGTACACGGAGGGGTGCCTCTCCGTCCCCGACGAGTACGAAGAAGTGACGCGCTTCGGCCATATCGTCGTCGAGTACACGGACCGGGATGGCAAGCGGAAGCAGAAGGAAGCGACGAACACCCTCCTTTCCGTCTGCGTCCAGCACGAGATGGACCATCTGCACGGCAAGCTCTTCGTCGACCATCTGAGCGCGCTCAAGCGCGAGCTGATCCGCCGGAGGATGAAGAAGCTGAAGACGCAGCGGGAGGCTGAACGCAAGGGTGAGGCCACCGCGCTCTGA
- a CDS encoding YceI family protein produces MLALVAVLLCAPPVGQLLELREGTLTYTVVHKLHEVRGTTRQVEGRALAQPDGTIRVQVRAKVASFDSGNSNRDEHMREATHEPVHPYAEVKGTLSGVNLPLRQMQEATLHATVELNGEKQTQDVPVKLEPAEAGVRATFSFPFSLDAFKVERPELLLIKVDDRATIAGDLRFEAAK; encoded by the coding sequence ATGCTCGCGTTGGTCGCCGTCCTCCTTTGTGCGCCGCCCGTCGGGCAGCTCCTGGAGCTGCGCGAAGGGACGCTGACCTATACCGTGGTGCACAAACTGCATGAGGTGCGGGGAACGACCCGGCAGGTGGAAGGACGCGCTCTGGCCCAGCCCGACGGAACCATTCGGGTGCAGGTGCGCGCGAAAGTGGCTTCGTTCGACAGCGGGAACTCGAATCGCGACGAGCACATGCGGGAAGCGACGCACGAGCCCGTGCATCCGTACGCGGAGGTGAAGGGCACGCTTTCCGGCGTCAACCTCCCCCTGCGGCAGATGCAAGAGGCGACGTTGCACGCTACCGTGGAGCTCAATGGCGAAAAGCAGACGCAGGATGTGCCGGTGAAGCTCGAGCCGGCCGAGGCGGGAGTTCGAGCCACCTTCTCGTTTCCCTTCAGTCTCGACGCCTTCAAGGTGGAGCGACCGGAGCTGCTGCTGATCAAGGTCGACGACCGGGCGACCATCGCCGGCGATCTCCGCTTCGAGGCCGCCAAGTGA
- a CDS encoding class I SAM-dependent methyltransferase, giving the protein MASSPRARVDRSPSATSRWRTRSSASPPSAPPPWDSESSPFDRCYAPRVEDRNRAHHRRDRLGAKRRFDEVECTVSHLLRFPHPALGGRRYGEALLQGLGARGLGPGRSGAVEIGGGAGHVAEAAWRGDAGPFTKARWTAIDLSPSLIAAQRRRAQEPSQPGGRHPRWSGLRADCLDLPLASHSIDGLVLANEVIADLPVESGRNTGAIRLIGELARVLRSGGAALLTEFGGDFAPGPIRLLGAFAEGEHVEWSIDFRQLRAAAAAAGLLVEELPLHELLGTDLSVRCASYTDLWRLRRFASCEVFAAPEAEVRRRFPLLSRVLALELPPLGSPRWPDATAPAGFAQLFRALILRQP; this is encoded by the coding sequence TTGGCTTCGTCACCGCGAGCAAGGGTGGATCGATCTCCCAGCGCGACTTCGCGCTGGCGCACCAGATCGTCGGCTTCGCCACCTTCGGCGCCACCGCCGTGGGATTCGGAGTCCTCACCTTTTGATCGCTGCTACGCTCCGCGCGTGGAGGACCGGAACCGGGCGCATCATCGCCGCGATCGCCTCGGCGCGAAACGCCGATTCGACGAAGTCGAGTGCACCGTCTCCCACCTGTTGCGGTTTCCCCATCCGGCGCTCGGCGGCCGCCGGTACGGCGAGGCACTGCTGCAAGGCCTGGGCGCCCGCGGCCTCGGGCCCGGCCGCAGCGGCGCCGTCGAGATCGGCGGCGGCGCCGGTCACGTGGCGGAGGCCGCCTGGCGCGGCGATGCGGGACCGTTCACCAAGGCCCGGTGGACGGCGATCGACCTGTCGCCGTCCCTGATCGCGGCGCAGCGACGTCGCGCACAGGAACCTTCCCAGCCGGGCGGCCGGCATCCGCGCTGGTCGGGGCTGCGCGCGGACTGCCTGGATCTTCCGCTCGCTTCGCATTCCATCGACGGACTGGTCCTCGCGAACGAGGTGATCGCCGATCTTCCCGTCGAATCGGGCAGGAACACCGGCGCCATCCGCCTGATCGGCGAGCTCGCGCGCGTCCTTCGCAGCGGTGGCGCCGCGCTGCTCACGGAGTTCGGCGGGGACTTCGCCCCGGGTCCGATCCGTCTCCTCGGCGCCTTCGCCGAAGGCGAGCACGTGGAGTGGTCGATCGATTTCCGGCAGCTTCGCGCGGCGGCGGCGGCGGCCGGCCTCCTCGTGGAAGAGCTTCCGCTGCACGAGCTCCTCGGCACCGATCTCTCCGTCCGCTGCGCCAGCTATACCGACCTGTGGAGGCTGCGCCGTTTCGCTTCCTGCGAAGTCTTCGCCGCGCCCGAGGCCGAGGTCCGCCGGCGCTTCCCGCTGCTCTCACGGGTGCTCGCCCTCGAGCTGCCGCCGCTCGGGTCTCCACGATGGCCGGACGCCACCGCGCCCGCCGGATTCGCGCAGCTCTTCCGGGCGCTGATCCTGCGCCAGCCCTGA